A window of Sphingobacterium sp. SRCM116780 contains these coding sequences:
- a CDS encoding hydrogen peroxide-inducible genes activator has translation MTLIQLEYIIAVDTYRSFVAAAEKCFVTQPTLSMQIQKLEESIGVKIFDRSRQPVVPTEIGEKIITQARIILIESKKIPEIVQNQNGELDGELKIGVIPTIAPYLLPHVLTRFMDKFPKLQLQIWEYTTERIVHELKVGILDCGILSTPLQESGIIEKPLFYENFVAYISEESTLFNKKMLSSDDIGEDKLWLLNEGHCMRGQVLNICHHRHNHDHSGGFEYNTGSVETLKKMVDINSGITILPELSIMDYSEDQLNRIRYFKSPEPVREISLVTTQNFVKKQAIDALTQEIMETIPEKFKTKKKKEVLSFQ, from the coding sequence ATGACCCTCATCCAATTAGAATATATAATCGCCGTTGATACATATAGAAGTTTTGTAGCCGCTGCCGAAAAATGTTTTGTAACACAACCAACTTTGAGTATGCAGATCCAAAAGTTGGAAGAATCTATAGGAGTGAAGATCTTTGATCGAAGTCGACAACCTGTTGTTCCAACTGAAATTGGTGAAAAGATCATTACACAAGCCCGAATTATTCTGATTGAAAGTAAAAAAATACCTGAAATTGTTCAAAACCAAAATGGCGAGTTAGATGGAGAGCTAAAAATTGGAGTGATTCCAACAATAGCCCCTTATCTACTTCCTCATGTATTAACGCGTTTCATGGATAAATTCCCCAAATTGCAATTACAAATTTGGGAATATACGACGGAAAGAATTGTTCATGAATTAAAAGTAGGGATATTAGACTGTGGTATCTTATCAACTCCTCTGCAGGAATCTGGAATCATAGAAAAACCGCTTTTTTATGAAAATTTTGTTGCTTATATATCAGAAGAAAGCACTCTTTTTAATAAAAAAATGTTGAGTTCTGATGATATAGGAGAAGATAAACTATGGTTATTGAATGAAGGACACTGTATGCGAGGACAGGTGTTGAATATTTGTCATCATAGACATAATCATGATCATTCAGGTGGTTTTGAATATAATACGGGAAGTGTTGAAACATTGAAAAAAATGGTCGACATCAATTCTGGTATCACCATTCTGCCAGAATTATCCATTATGGATTATAGCGAAGATCAATTAAATCGGATACGTTATTTTAAATCCCCTGAACCCGTTCGGGAAATTAGTCTGGTGACAACGCAAAATTTTGTTAAAAAACAAGCTATCGATGCACTGACACAAGAAATCATGGAGACAATACCGGAAAAATTCAAGACAAAGAAGAAAAAGGAAGTGCTAAGTTTTCAATAA
- a CDS encoding S46 family peptidase: MKLFNKKSWSLLLFLAVSAPTIMAKSPDEGMFPLSELSRAGLKNAGLKISEKDIYNPGKVGLVDALVQVSGCTGSFISSSGLIITNHHCAFSAVQLASTPIDNYLRNGFVAQSHEQEIEARGLTIRITDSYEDVSDKILAAVAHITDPSERITLIKKKQQELVEEAQKQDPTIKAEVSEMFIGKTYVLFRYKTIEDVRLVYIPRQTIGEFGGETDNWVWPRHTGDYSFLRAYVGKDGASAKFSKDNIPYQPKKFLKVNPKGVNENDFVFILGYPGKTFRHRPAQYIQYQQNFLLPYVSNLYEFQNERMYEAGKTDRATALALATRIKRNANVLKNYKGKLKGLRNIDLINTKKKDDQALAAFILSKPDLKSKYGSLMSEIDGLYTLINQDAYKELWMNNIYTSTSLMRIAREINSFKLTLQQQNSSEQQKAFFEANKENVKTALLEIYESYSNYADERILAHMFADAQAFQGNNQIETIQKLKLRDANLANAYGSQLIRNTKLNGCTQVLNQILSSPNAFLAFSDPLLDFQNSLNQDIQQFAVEQKRRDGILNKLMGDYVAVKEMYQSKNFIPDANSTLRLTFGNVKGYSPVDATYMNPFTTIAGIIQKGNLGETDFDYPSEIKTAWENKNFGPYVKKELNDVPVNLLYNMDTTGGNSGSPIMNAYGELIGVNFDRSYDATINDFAWNDSYSRSIGVDIRYVLWVADKIDHAQFILKEMGI, translated from the coding sequence ATGAAATTATTCAATAAAAAATCATGGAGCTTGCTCCTATTTTTAGCAGTATCAGCTCCTACTATTATGGCCAAGTCTCCTGACGAAGGCATGTTTCCGTTAAGTGAGTTAAGCCGTGCCGGATTAAAGAATGCTGGATTAAAAATAAGTGAAAAAGATATTTACAATCCAGGGAAAGTTGGTCTGGTTGATGCTTTAGTTCAAGTAAGTGGTTGTACAGGTTCCTTTATTTCTTCCAGTGGTTTGATCATCACCAATCATCACTGCGCATTCTCGGCTGTTCAATTAGCAAGTACACCTATCGATAATTATTTAAGAAATGGATTTGTTGCCCAATCGCATGAGCAAGAAATTGAAGCACGAGGATTAACAATACGTATCACAGATTCTTATGAAGATGTTTCAGATAAAATATTGGCAGCTGTGGCGCATATTACAGATCCTTCGGAAAGAATTACCTTGATCAAGAAGAAACAGCAAGAATTAGTGGAAGAAGCTCAAAAGCAAGATCCTACTATTAAAGCTGAAGTTTCTGAAATGTTTATCGGTAAAACCTACGTCTTATTTCGATATAAAACGATTGAAGATGTTCGATTAGTTTATATTCCTCGTCAAACTATTGGTGAATTCGGAGGTGAAACGGATAATTGGGTATGGCCTAGACATACGGGTGATTATTCTTTTCTACGGGCCTATGTTGGAAAAGATGGTGCTTCGGCGAAGTTCTCCAAGGATAATATTCCGTATCAGCCGAAAAAGTTCTTAAAAGTAAATCCAAAAGGAGTAAATGAAAATGATTTTGTGTTTATTTTGGGTTATCCGGGAAAGACTTTTAGACATCGCCCTGCGCAATACATTCAATATCAACAAAACTTCTTGTTACCTTATGTCTCTAATTTATATGAATTTCAAAATGAACGTATGTATGAAGCTGGGAAAACAGATCGTGCAACTGCACTTGCTTTAGCCACACGTATCAAAAGAAATGCGAATGTACTCAAAAATTATAAAGGTAAATTGAAGGGTTTACGTAACATTGATTTGATCAATACAAAGAAAAAGGATGATCAAGCATTGGCAGCATTTATCTTGAGTAAACCAGATCTGAAATCAAAATATGGTTCTTTGATGAGTGAAATTGATGGTTTATATACGTTAATCAATCAGGATGCGTATAAAGAGTTGTGGATGAATAACATTTATACTAGCACAAGCTTAATGCGTATTGCAAGAGAAATTAATAGTTTCAAATTGACACTACAGCAACAAAATTCTTCTGAGCAACAAAAGGCATTTTTTGAAGCAAATAAAGAGAACGTGAAAACGGCTTTACTAGAGATCTATGAAAGTTATAGCAACTATGCAGATGAGCGTATTCTAGCTCACATGTTTGCTGATGCACAAGCATTCCAAGGTAATAATCAAATTGAAACTATTCAAAAGTTAAAACTACGTGATGCTAACCTTGCCAATGCATATGGAAGTCAGTTAATTCGGAATACAAAATTGAATGGGTGCACGCAAGTATTAAATCAAATCTTATCGAGTCCAAATGCTTTCTTAGCTTTTTCAGATCCGTTGTTAGACTTTCAGAATTCACTGAACCAGGATATTCAACAATTTGCTGTTGAGCAAAAGAGAAGAGATGGTATCTTAAATAAGTTAATGGGTGATTATGTTGCTGTCAAAGAAATGTATCAATCTAAAAACTTTATTCCTGATGCGAACTCGACATTAAGGCTTACTTTCGGAAATGTAAAAGGATATTCTCCTGTAGATGCTACCTATATGAACCCTTTCACAACAATTGCAGGGATCATCCAAAAAGGAAACCTTGGAGAGACAGATTTTGACTATCCTTCTGAAATAAAAACGGCATGGGAAAACAAGAACTTCGGACCCTATGTGAAGAAAGAACTTAATGATGTACCTGTTAATTTACTGTATAATATGGATACAACAGGTGGTAATTCAGGCTCTCCTATTATGAATGCATATGGCGAATTAATTGGAGTCAATTTTGATCGTTCTTACGATGCAACCATTAATGATTTTGCTTGGAACGACAGCTATAGCCGTTCTATCGGTGTAGATATTCGTTATGTATTATGGGTAGCTGACAAGATTGATCATGCCCAATTTATTTTGAAAGAGATGGGAATCTAA
- a CDS encoding NAD(P)/FAD-dependent oxidoreductase: MDLYAGLPFWLIKNELYDYFNSLEKDYEIDVAIIGSGITGSLVAHELCEAGVHCAIFDKRIVSNGSTVASTAQLQYEIDVPLHKMIQDIGEDRAVKAYKASLQSITAIENLFKTTGIKGDFKRVSTCYLASNHQGLRSIKKEYEARSTHQLPVSYLDADRLEKEYHIKGLGALYNDTSAQIDTYKSAIGILKYHQKKHQLPIFSPVEIIEYKEQDNGYILLTKDGFKIKCKYVIVAAGFEAGQFLPKQVMELNSTYALVSKPIRPEQFWKERSLIWETAEPYFYMRTTSDNRIMMGGEDEEFRNPDKRDRLLKTKVSKLLKKFAKLYPAIAIEVDMAWCGTFSSTKDGLPFIGAWPGKKNMLYALGYGGNGITFSMIAAQVIRNIITGEKDDRIEVFGFERLKK; this comes from the coding sequence ATGGATTTATACGCAGGATTACCTTTTTGGCTTATTAAAAATGAACTTTATGATTATTTTAACTCATTAGAAAAGGATTATGAAATTGATGTCGCTATCATTGGTTCAGGTATTACGGGCTCTTTGGTCGCCCATGAACTTTGTGAAGCAGGTGTTCACTGTGCCATCTTCGACAAAAGAATTGTTTCCAATGGAAGTACGGTTGCAAGTACAGCACAATTACAGTACGAGATTGATGTACCTTTGCATAAAATGATTCAAGATATTGGAGAGGATCGAGCAGTTAAAGCCTATAAAGCAAGTCTACAGTCAATTACAGCTATTGAGAATCTATTCAAAACAACAGGTATAAAAGGAGATTTTAAACGTGTGTCGACTTGTTATCTGGCCAGTAATCATCAGGGATTAAGAAGTATAAAAAAAGAATATGAAGCCCGATCTACTCATCAACTTCCTGTTTCTTATTTGGATGCTGATCGATTAGAAAAGGAGTATCATATAAAAGGCCTTGGGGCTTTATACAATGATACCTCCGCACAGATAGATACCTACAAATCAGCGATAGGAATATTAAAATATCATCAAAAAAAACATCAACTTCCTATTTTTTCACCTGTTGAAATTATCGAATATAAAGAGCAGGACAATGGGTATATTTTATTGACGAAAGATGGTTTTAAGATCAAGTGTAAATATGTGATTGTAGCAGCTGGTTTTGAAGCTGGTCAATTCTTACCAAAACAAGTGATGGAACTTAATTCTACCTATGCATTAGTCTCAAAGCCCATTCGTCCAGAACAGTTCTGGAAAGAAAGAAGTTTAATTTGGGAAACTGCAGAACCTTATTTTTATATGAGAACTACGTCAGACAATCGGATTATGATGGGAGGAGAGGATGAAGAATTTCGAAATCCAGATAAGCGAGATCGTTTGTTAAAAACAAAGGTTAGTAAATTATTGAAGAAGTTTGCAAAACTATATCCTGCTATTGCTATTGAAGTGGACATGGCTTGGTGTGGTACTTTTTCATCAACCAAAGATGGTTTACCGTTTATTGGGGCATGGCCAGGTAAAAAAAATATGTTGTATGCACTAGGCTATGGAGGGAATGGCATTACGTTTAGTATGATTGCGGCACAAGTGATCCGCAATATCATAACAGGTGAAAAAGATGATCGTATTGAAGTTTTTGGATTTGAAAGGTTAAAAAAGTAA